A window of Leclercia adecarboxylata contains these coding sequences:
- a CDS encoding diaminobutyrate--2-oxoglutarate transaminase produces MMTDKVRIDTLNASSFKTNETYLARQAEMESNVRSYPRKLPLAITKADGVWITDADNKEYLDCLAGAGTLALGHNHPDVLKSIQSVITSGLPLHTLDLTTPLKDAFSEYLLSMLPGQGKEYCLQFTGPSGADAVEAALKLAKKVTGRSGIISFSGAYHGMTHGALSVTGNLSPKEAVDGMMPEVQFMPYPHQYRCPLGIGGEAGVKALTYYFENLINDVESGVRKPAAVILEAVQGEGGVNPAPVEWLQRIRKVTEEHGILLILDEVQAGFARTGKFFAFEHAGIQPDIVVMSKAVGGGLPLAVLGIKKQFDAWSPGHHTGTFRGNQLAMATGLTTLQILKEQNIADKVAAQGEWLKAKLVELQKRYPVIGHVRGLGMMIGIEIVKPHEAADHMGCFPGDGELSALIQKKCFEAGLILERGGRNGNVVRLLPSLLISDQELNVFLDKFEQALLAAGVRPV; encoded by the coding sequence ATGATGACGGATAAAGTCCGTATTGATACTTTGAATGCTTCTTCTTTCAAAACCAACGAAACCTATCTGGCCCGTCAGGCCGAAATGGAATCCAATGTCAGGAGTTATCCGCGCAAGCTGCCTTTAGCCATTACGAAGGCGGACGGGGTGTGGATCACCGACGCGGATAACAAAGAGTATCTTGATTGCCTGGCCGGAGCGGGAACGCTGGCGCTGGGACATAACCATCCTGATGTGCTGAAAAGCATCCAAAGTGTCATTACCAGCGGCTTGCCGTTACATACCCTGGATCTGACCACGCCGTTGAAAGACGCGTTTTCAGAATACCTGCTCTCTATGCTGCCAGGTCAGGGCAAAGAGTACTGCCTGCAGTTTACCGGCCCATCCGGCGCAGATGCTGTTGAAGCCGCGCTGAAGCTGGCGAAAAAAGTGACCGGCCGCAGCGGCATCATCAGCTTCTCTGGTGCATACCACGGCATGACCCACGGCGCACTGTCCGTGACCGGCAACCTGTCTCCGAAAGAAGCGGTTGACGGCATGATGCCAGAAGTACAGTTCATGCCTTACCCGCACCAGTACCGCTGCCCGTTGGGTATCGGCGGTGAAGCAGGTGTTAAAGCGCTGACCTACTACTTCGAAAACCTGATCAACGACGTTGAAAGCGGCGTGCGTAAACCTGCTGCCGTGATTCTGGAAGCCGTTCAGGGCGAAGGCGGCGTGAACCCGGCACCGGTTGAATGGCTGCAGCGCATCCGTAAAGTGACTGAAGAGCACGGCATTCTGCTGATCCTTGACGAAGTTCAGGCTGGCTTTGCCCGTACTGGTAAATTCTTCGCCTTTGAACACGCGGGTATTCAGCCAGACATCGTTGTGATGTCCAAAGCTGTGGGCGGCGGTCTGCCGCTGGCCGTACTTGGTATCAAAAAGCAGTTCGACGCCTGGTCTCCTGGCCACCACACCGGTACCTTCCGTGGTAACCAGCTGGCAATGGCAACGGGCCTCACCACCCTGCAGATCCTCAAAGAGCAGAATATCGCTGATAAAGTTGCCGCCCAGGGCGAGTGGCTGAAAGCGAAACTGGTTGAGCTGCAGAAACGCTATCCGGTTATTGGTCACGTGCGCGGTCTGGGCATGATGATCGGTATTGAGATCGTTAAGCCGCACGAAGCTGCCGACCATATGGGCTGCTTCCCGGGCGACGGCGAGCTGTCTGCATTGATCCAGAAGAAGTGCTTCGAAGCGGGCCTGATTCTGGAGCGTGGCGGTCGTAACGGTAACGTTGTGCGTCTGCTGCCTTCCCTGCTGATCAGCGATCAGGAGCTGAATGTGTTCCTGGATAAATTTGAGCAGGCGCTGCTTGCTGCGGGCGTTCGCCCAGTCTAA
- a CDS encoding pyridoxal phosphate-dependent decarboxylase family protein, with the protein MSDLNPILSSSAQSIEAYQQAIEQSTQAVMQWLKQPEMYQGKTVAELRDRINLDFNPEGLGNETAIERAVEYFLKDSLAVHHPQCVAHLHCPSLVVSQAAEVMINATNQSMDSWDQSPSATIIEIKLIEWLRTRLGYQAGDAGVFTSGGTQSNMMGLMLARDAFFARQGHSVQQDGLVGDLRKIRVLCSDSAHFSVQKNMALMGLGYQSVIQVKTDECSRMDLNDLAAKIEQCNANGEQILAIVATAGTTDAGAIDPLRAIAELAAKQNIWVHVDAAWGGALLMSEKYRDYLDGIELVDSVTLDFHKQFFQTISCGAFLLKEARHYELMRYQAAYLNSEFDEEAGVPNLVSKSLQTTRRFDALKLWMSLEALGEKKYAEIIDHGVTMAQQVAAYVTEQPLLELVMPPQLASVLFRFRPEHQLDDAAIALLNQKIGDALLESGRANVGVTEHNGITCLKLTLLNPIVTLEDVKVLLSLVERTAHELLAK; encoded by the coding sequence ATGTCAGATTTAAACCCGATTTTGTCGTCCTCGGCGCAAAGCATCGAAGCCTATCAGCAGGCCATCGAGCAGAGCACCCAGGCGGTCATGCAGTGGCTGAAACAGCCGGAAATGTACCAGGGTAAAACGGTCGCTGAACTGCGCGACCGTATCAACCTGGATTTCAACCCGGAAGGGCTGGGCAACGAGACCGCTATCGAGCGCGCCGTTGAATATTTCCTGAAAGACAGCCTGGCGGTGCATCATCCGCAGTGTGTGGCGCATCTGCACTGCCCTAGCCTGGTGGTAAGCCAGGCGGCGGAGGTGATGATCAACGCCACTAACCAGAGCATGGACTCCTGGGATCAGAGCCCGTCTGCGACCATTATCGAGATAAAACTGATCGAGTGGCTGCGTACCCGCCTGGGTTATCAGGCGGGCGACGCGGGCGTCTTCACCAGCGGCGGCACCCAGAGCAACATGATGGGTCTGATGCTGGCGCGCGATGCCTTCTTTGCACGTCAGGGCCACTCCGTCCAGCAGGATGGTCTGGTTGGCGATCTGCGTAAGATCCGTGTTCTGTGCTCCGACAGCGCCCACTTCTCCGTACAGAAGAATATGGCGCTGATGGGTCTGGGCTACCAGTCCGTTATCCAGGTTAAAACTGACGAATGTTCGCGCATGGATCTGAACGATCTGGCCGCGAAAATTGAGCAGTGCAATGCCAACGGCGAGCAGATTCTGGCGATCGTTGCCACTGCCGGTACCACCGATGCGGGCGCTATCGATCCGCTGCGTGCGATTGCAGAGCTGGCGGCGAAGCAGAATATCTGGGTTCACGTCGATGCGGCATGGGGCGGCGCGCTGCTGATGTCCGAGAAGTATCGCGATTACCTCGACGGTATCGAGCTGGTGGATTCCGTAACGCTGGACTTCCACAAGCAGTTCTTCCAGACCATTAGCTGTGGCGCGTTCCTGCTGAAAGAAGCGCGTCACTATGAGCTGATGCGTTATCAGGCGGCGTACCTGAACTCTGAGTTTGATGAAGAGGCGGGCGTGCCAAACCTGGTATCCAAATCCCTGCAGACCACCCGTCGTTTTGACGCGCTGAAGCTGTGGATGAGTCTGGAAGCGCTGGGCGAGAAGAAATACGCTGAGATTATCGATCACGGTGTCACCATGGCGCAGCAGGTTGCCGCGTACGTGACTGAACAGCCGCTGCTGGAGCTGGTCATGCCGCCACAGCTGGCGAGCGTTCTTTTCCGCTTCCGTCCTGAGCATCAGCTGGATGACGCAGCCATCGCGCTGCTCAACCAGAAGATTGGCGATGCCCTGCTGGAATCCGGTCGCGCTAACGTCGGTGTCACCGAGCATAACGGTATCACTTGCCTGAAGCTGACCCTGCTGAACCCAATCGTAACGCTGGAAGATGTTAAAGTTCTGCTGTCACTGGTAGAACGTACGGCGCACGAACTGCTGGCGAAGTAA
- the thiM gene encoding hydroxyethylthiazole kinase — MQPDLLNLHALHHFQTRSPLTHCMTNDVVQTFTANVLLALGASPAMVIEAEEAEQFSAIADALLINVGTLTASRAQAMRRAIENAVAAGKPWVIDPVAVGALGYRTRFCQQILVLKPAAIRGNASEILALAGMSAGGRGVDTTDTAASALPAAQALARQTNAIVVVTGEVDHITDGLRTQTVTGGDPMMTRVVGTGCALSAVVAASCSLPGDRLENMAAACGWMKRAGTLAAAQSRGPGSFATAFLDALWELGAQR, encoded by the coding sequence ATGCAGCCTGACCTGCTTAATTTACACGCCTTACACCACTTCCAAACCCGTTCTCCGCTGACCCACTGCATGACCAACGACGTCGTGCAGACCTTTACCGCTAACGTGTTGCTGGCGCTCGGCGCTTCACCGGCGATGGTGATTGAAGCCGAAGAGGCGGAACAATTCTCTGCTATTGCTGATGCGCTGCTGATTAACGTCGGGACGTTAACCGCGTCGCGCGCCCAGGCGATGCGCCGGGCCATTGAGAACGCGGTTGCCGCCGGTAAACCCTGGGTGATCGACCCGGTGGCCGTCGGGGCGCTGGGCTATCGCACCCGGTTCTGCCAGCAGATCCTCGTCCTCAAACCGGCGGCCATTCGCGGTAATGCCTCGGAGATCCTCGCGCTCGCCGGCATGAGCGCGGGGGGACGCGGCGTGGACACCACCGATACGGCGGCCAGCGCGTTGCCTGCGGCCCAGGCGCTGGCACGGCAAACCAATGCCATTGTGGTGGTGACGGGGGAGGTGGATCACATCACCGACGGGTTGCGTACCCAGACGGTCACCGGCGGCGATCCGATGATGACCCGGGTGGTGGGGACAGGCTGCGCGCTGTCGGCGGTAGTGGCGGCCAGCTGTTCACTGCCCGGCGACAGGCTGGAGAACATGGCGGCGGCCTGCGGCTGGATGAAGCGGGCCGGAACCCTTGCGGCAGCCCAGAGCCGCGGGCCGGGCAGTTTTGCCACGGCGTTTCTGGATGCCCTGTGGGAACTGGGGGCACAACGATGA
- the fbaB gene encoding class I fructose-bisphosphate aldolase, whose product MTDIAQLLGKDADSLLQHRCMTIPADQLYLPGHDYVDRVMIDNNRPPAVLRNMQTLYNTGRLGGTGYLSILPVDQGVEHSAGASFAANPLYFDPKNIVELAIEAGCNCVASTYGVLASVSRRYAHRIPFLVKLNHNETLSYPTEYDQTLYASVEQAFNLGAVAVGATIYFGSEQSRRQIEEISAAFERAHELGMVTVLWAYLRNPAFNKDGTDYHVSADLTGQANHLAATIGADIVKQKMAENNGGYKAVKFGYTDDRVYSKLTSDNPIDLVRYQLANCYMGRAGLINSGGAAGGETDLTDAVRTAVINKRAGGMGLILGRKAFKKSMADGVKLINAVQDVYLDKKVTIA is encoded by the coding sequence ATGACTGATATTGCGCAGTTGCTTGGCAAAGACGCCGACAGCCTGTTACAGCATCGTTGTATGACCATTCCAGCCGACCAGCTCTATCTGCCTGGCCACGACTACGTCGATCGCGTGATGATCGACAACAACCGCCCGCCAGCGGTACTGCGAAATATGCAGACGCTGTATAACACCGGGCGTCTGGGCGGAACCGGCTATCTGTCGATCCTGCCGGTGGACCAGGGGGTAGAGCATTCGGCCGGTGCGTCGTTTGCCGCCAACCCGCTCTATTTTGATCCAAAGAATATCGTTGAACTGGCGATTGAAGCTGGCTGTAACTGTGTCGCCTCCACCTACGGCGTGCTGGCATCGGTTTCCCGGCGCTATGCGCACCGCATTCCGTTCCTGGTCAAGCTGAACCACAACGAAACCCTGAGCTACCCAACCGAATATGACCAGACCCTCTATGCCAGCGTCGAACAGGCGTTCAACCTGGGCGCGGTGGCGGTCGGGGCCACCATCTACTTCGGCTCAGAGCAGTCGCGCCGTCAGATCGAAGAGATCTCCGCTGCCTTTGAGCGTGCTCATGAGCTGGGAATGGTGACCGTACTCTGGGCCTATCTGCGTAACCCGGCCTTTAATAAAGACGGCACGGATTACCATGTTTCCGCCGATTTGACCGGGCAGGCCAACCATCTGGCGGCCACCATTGGGGCGGATATCGTGAAGCAGAAAATGGCCGAAAATAACGGTGGCTATAAGGCGGTCAAGTTTGGCTATACCGACGATCGGGTCTACAGCAAACTGACCAGCGACAACCCGATCGATCTGGTGCGCTACCAGCTGGCGAACTGTTATATGGGTCGCGCAGGGCTTATCAACTCCGGCGGCGCGGCAGGGGGCGAAACCGATCTCACCGATGCAGTACGCACGGCTGTTATCAATAAACGGGCGGGCGGCATGGGGCTGATCCTCGGTCGTAAGGCGTTTAAAAAATCGATGGCCGATGGCGTGAAGCTGATTAATGCGGTGCAGGACGTCTATCTGGATAAGAAGGTGACTATCGCATAA
- the thiD gene encoding bifunctional hydroxymethylpyrimidine kinase/phosphomethylpyrimidine kinase translates to MKRINALTIAGTDPSGGAGIQADLKTFSALGAYGCSAITALVAQNTRGVQSVYRIEPDFVAAQLESVFSDVRIDTTKIGMLAETDIVEAVAEQLRRHQVTSVVLDTVMLAKSGDPLLSPSAVDTLRKKLLPQVALITPNLPEAAALLDAPHARSEQEMKEQGYALLAMGCEAVLMKGGHLDDPESPDWLFTRDGTVRFTAPRVKTKNTHGTGCTLSAALAALRPRHDNWADTVREAKAWLSCALAQADSLEVGQGIGPVHHFHAWW, encoded by the coding sequence ATGAAACGCATTAATGCCCTGACCATTGCCGGCACCGACCCAAGCGGCGGCGCCGGGATCCAGGCCGACCTGAAAACCTTCTCCGCGCTCGGCGCTTACGGCTGCTCGGCTATTACCGCCCTGGTGGCGCAGAATACCCGCGGGGTCCAGTCGGTCTATCGTATTGAGCCCGATTTTGTGGCGGCGCAGCTGGAATCGGTGTTCAGCGATGTGCGCATCGACACCACCAAGATCGGCATGCTGGCCGAAACCGATATCGTCGAGGCCGTAGCGGAGCAGCTTCGGCGCCATCAGGTAACAAGTGTGGTACTGGACACGGTGATGCTGGCGAAAAGCGGCGACCCGCTGCTTTCACCTTCTGCCGTCGATACCCTGCGTAAAAAACTGTTGCCGCAGGTGGCGCTAATTACGCCTAACTTACCCGAAGCGGCGGCGTTGCTGGATGCCCCCCATGCCCGCAGCGAGCAGGAGATGAAAGAGCAGGGTTACGCCCTTCTGGCGATGGGATGTGAAGCGGTGCTGATGAAGGGAGGGCATCTTGACGATCCCGAAAGCCCTGACTGGCTGTTCACCCGTGACGGTACGGTACGTTTTACCGCCCCCCGCGTGAAGACCAAAAACACCCACGGCACCGGCTGTACCCTCTCGGCGGCACTGGCTGCGCTGCGTCCGCGCCACGATAACTGGGCGGATACGGTGCGTGAGGCTAAAGCCTGGCTCTCCTGCGCGCTGGCCCAGGCGGACTCGCTGGAGGTCGGGCAGGGCATTGGGCCGGTCCACCATTTCCATGCGTGGTGGTAA